The DNA window AAATCTTCCTCAGAGCTCTAACCTATAACATAGTTCAGGTGagcttatatatatacatgatataaataTACCCAAACAACACTGAAAGAAAACTTCTCATTACAAATGGCAAAGGCATGCAAAGGGTGGAATCTATCTATTCCTGGCATCTCATTTCCCTCTTGAAAGgatcaaaactttaaaaaaattctctttgGTCCATGCGCTTTGCAACATCACtttacatgcacaacacaacaacATGCCTTTCAAGAGGAAATTGGGTGCATACATTACCTGTCTTTCTTTGCAACTTTTTTACCACCTAACATAATGATTAAGACACAAATATTTGTAATCAAAGGGTTAaactaattaaaacatttaaaatgtatattagcCACACACAGCAAACAAGTTAAATCATTGTTAACAATTCTtctgaaatcaaaattaaaatacagctATCTTAACTCGGCTACATTTTTATGTTTCTAgtaaacttaaaatttacacctTTTTTGTTAATTGGTTCAACTATTCACCTGACAgaagatagaaagaaaaaaattgatatcaaaaccAGGCTAAAATATAACCATGAAATTGTATACATCACCATGCAAAATATACTATATCTGTTATATTGCATAGACTGGCAAAATCTGATATAGATATTTGGATCGAGTCCCACACTTTAAAGATATACTGaattcaaacaaaaactttaaaattaataGCAAAATACTGTATGTGTGCTCACAAGTTTGCTTGAACATTcctaatgaattaaaataaaattcacaggTTCACACATTATCACAAGTAAGCTTTAAGATAAGGATTAAGATGAAATTAATAATCTGTTTTACTAGTATGTCAACAATGTGGCTACAATATACCGGGTACTCCCTCTAATTATAATTCCAAGAAAAAAAGGTAGCAATGTGTGTTGAGAAATTATATAAGTCATTGTTAACTTTTGTTATGGAAAAGATTAGAGTTaacaaaattgtacatgtattaaaaattgcACAATTACCAGGGTATGTAtcaaaaaaaaaggtttaaattaaaaaaaaaaagtacatgtattaaatgtgAATCAGGGatttcaaaaaaagaaagatcTACTGAACCAAGATACAAATGAATCATtaagatataaaaattaaaatcagttATTAAGGGTTGAGGGAGAAAACCATCTTCTGTAATAGCATGGTTGATGCCTGtgttggggggagggggtggagAGACTTACGCTGGGGCCGCCTGGTGGCAAGGTTCTCCAGGAACTTGGACAGGTACATCAGTTCCTCGTTCAGACGCTTGGTGATTTTGTTAATTCGGACCTCCCTCTCCTCCGTCTGGTGGAGAAGTTCCGAAAATCCCTCCACTACAATCTGGTCTTTGGCTGTGAAGAGCTGTAAAATGGGAAAGAAATGGTAATCGATAATAAACAATATGTAAGCTGATGAAAGtaccgatatacatgtatagtacgGGTAATTTTTTTCAGCTGGTTATCTCACAACTTCTTCACCATGACTTCATAAGCCCAAGATTTTGCGCAAATAAagatttacatttcatttaaattatttacaatgaaattgCATGGTCCTTTAAAGTATAGaagatttcattattttttaaatattaacttaTTTatgacaattacatgtatttaaaaaaaaaattctttttaacatAGATGTATTTTGTAGATTATCATATCTGCATGCATCATACTAGTATAAATTATTGAACATACTTCATTAAGCTCCTGATCAGTCTGCCAGCTTTTGACAAGaccaactaaaaaaaaaaatacaagaaatttagaaattaaaaatagaaggatacatgtacatcatttatGTCCAAGTTCATTCCAACcagaaatttttaaagaaaaaaatgtaccctGATGTTAAGCAATATTTAAAAGGCCAACAGTTTTCACAATTAAGATAATGACTGAAAAAGCATAAGGTTTTCAATACttgtattttaaacaaacaaacaagcatACAAACATTTGTTTGTTGAACAAACATGTGTACTTGTTACATTTGGAGAAAACAAACTTACCTTTGACTGCCTCCAACTCTTCATCCAGTTTTTGTTTTAACCCAGCATCCTCTTCCATCTGTTTTCTCAAATCCAGTATTTCTTCTGCCAGCTTTTGACAACCCTTAATTATACCAAATCAGTCTACCGGTAATCATGCATGTATCATAGAATGAAGTAGTAAATCatagttttgtttgtttgaatttCCTCCCCCCACCCGATATCAAGGTTCTTATCGGTAGTCCATAAACTGCAGGGTAGTACAAGGTTATCTCCCCCTTTTTCACATCGCTGATTTACATACATCTTCCAGTTTCTGATTCTCTTCCATGATGGTCCTCAGTTTACATCCAGCTGTGAAGATTTCCTGCTCCAGTTTCTGGCGATCATCCCCTTGTCTCTTCAGTTGATACATTGTCTCTTCCCTCTTGCGTTTAAGATCTTCCTTCAGTTGTTTCtgacaatttatatatatacccaaatgaaataaatgtcataAGGAGAATTCAAAGAGACATTCTATATATTTCATGTTCTCTTAAGAGGGAAGGTAAATAATGTCagtcttttttttctatttctctcAGAGGGTGGAGGTACATAATGTATATGCTTTATGATTTCTCGTAAAATACTTGTATGCAGGTTATATACAAGTGAAAATTTGGAATCTCGAGCCTTTTTCCTGCATAGTAAATGCTCTTGCAATCCCCATTTGTTGGTAAAGAATTTAAAACAGTTGATGAAACTGCCTTAAATGCTTCTTTTTGTTGGATCTAAGTAATGCAAGTACTTTTATGCAAGTCACCATGTAATAAGATATTTTACCTTTGGAATTTCCATTTTTTGTTTCTCTTCTCTAGTTTTCCTGATGTTCTCGTCAAGTTGGGACTTCTTTTGCCTCATCACTAAAAAGACAATTCATGGcaagaaattttaaattcaagacAAAACGCAAAGGACAAATCTTTCAAAGCACCTGATACCTCTTTGTCTAAGGGGCCCTGAAATAATCAACCTTCACACACGCCCATCACCACTGATAGTAAACCCCCCGTCAAAGAGTGGGTTTGTTACTGTTTTGCCAGCTCTAGCTTTGAAATTAATACTACTTAGTCTTGTGGCAGCTGACATGCATGTGACAACATATCTGATACGTGTACTATGGACATTCTTCCACACAGTGTTCTCAGCCTTGTACAGTACTGAACACTGTTGATCTCGACCGACTCAGAGAGTTGGTAGTTAATTACTCTAAGGTGTTTTAACGTTTTAGGCCAACCCACACAAACATTGATGGCAACAAACTGGTCAagcaaacacacacacacacagtgtCAAAATCTGGGTAAACACACAGGGAATCTACTCTGATTCTGCTAAGGTTATTTCAATTATCTATAGTGTTGTTAAACTAAAGTGTATATTCCTGTTTGCATTTCACTGTTGGATTAAGGGTTAAATCAACTACTGCAACAAATGATCTAAAAATATTACAACATTCTGTGCTGTACGTATTAAATATTTCTCTGCATGATCAATCTGGATAAAACAAATGATTGGTTTAAGCATCTAGTATTAATCAACTTCCATTAAAATAAGTTACAAAAATTAATCGTTAAAAGCATTTTTCTATGCTCTTTTGAATCTAGCATTTACACTAGCTAGTCTATTCCAAAACTGTCATGATATATAAATGCATATAAAAgatattacatttatatatacaccACAACTTTGGAAGTGTGTTGATTAAGGGTAGATCACTCTGCATAAAACCCTCTGAGTCAACAGAAGAACTTCATAAACTCAGCAACAGACTATGATGGGGGAGGGGGCTCTGAGATAAAATCTACATATATAATGATTTCTATAATTCTTTCTCAAAAGTTAAGTGTCATAAAATAGGAAATTAGGGTTAGCTTCTAGTtcttttgcaaatattttcaatttcatgaATAGTCTGTATATAACTGGTTGATATcaagagttatgcccctttaaTTTTACACTGGATTAAGATTATCTATATTGTCAAAGATTATCTAAACCATCAGTTGCTGTGCTTGTAAAAAGTTCTCCTggtgatagaaaaaaaaataatctgggACAGTGAATAACTGCCTTTTGAATGACCACAGTACCACATACTAGCTATGTTCTTTTTCATTGCATTATAAGCATTAGTTCTCTCTTCAAACACTTTCTCCAGTTCCTCAAAGATGGGTGTTCTCTCCTCTATCAACTTCTTCTTCTCCTCTATCTGTGTTTCAAAGGTGTTGATTTCTTTCTAAAAGACAGTAATAAAAGAACTTCAAGGTTAATTGCAGCTATGGATTCTTTCTTAATCAgggattttatctttgaaaaggTTAGTTTATTTCAAAAGAGCATGGTCTGCAATTAGAAGGCTGGTTAGAGCAAGACATACTAATCATACCACTTAGATTTACTTAAAAAACTTGAGTGCATATTGGCATAGGAATAGTCATTTGTATTCTTTTATATTACTGTTTTAATACTGCATTATTTTCAATTACAGTCCCTGAAATGCTCTATTTTTCCATTTGAACAGCGAGCGCATGCTGAGCAAACGTTGAGCGAACAGTGAGTATACACTAAACAGAATTTGGTGAGCGCTTATGAACCATGAATGATGAGTGAACACAGAGCGCAAACGGAGAGCAAACTCGAGCGCAAAGTGAATGGTGAACGCACGGTGAACCATATGTGAACGCAAGATGAACGATTTATTCGGAGAGCCTTGGGAGTTATTCTTACAATGTATTTCATCGGTAATCaggaaaaataacaaataaactacatgtatttactgtgATCATCCTATATATTATATCATCCGACTGAACAATAAGTAAACACTGAATGAACGGTGAGTACAAGGTGAACACTTTGTGAACACACAGTGAGTGCTTGAAAATTGCAATGCAATTGCAATTGTGAATGGTGAGTGCAAATGGAGCGGAGCAGAAAACGCAAAGTGAACACACTATGAGCGCACTGTTAGCGCATGGTGAGTACATGGTGAAGGCACAGAAAAATGGGAAAATAGAACATTTCAGggactgtacatgtaaatttcaaCAAACTCTACTTTGTTGggaggtacatgtaaattacactGCAATGTCCAGGGCCACCTTAATATCTGTATACCTCTGTTTTGTCCACTTTTCCCTGCATGCTCTCATACATCATGGTGTACCGAGACTGAGCTTTCTTCAGATTCGTGTCCAGGTTTTTGATCACTTCCTCTTCCTCTTTAAGCTCCTTCTGTAACTTGGTTCCCTAATCAAAAAAATAGAATAGTACCTCATTAATCAAAAACAGTTACTTCCTTGTTCAAAAGATTCAGAAAACTGTTCACTTGTTTATTTGTATCTTCTTCATCCTAAGTTCCTCtagttctcccccccccccccccccccattcctaTCATGCATATTTCCCATTATTCACGCTatcatgaaaaatatcaattaaatgataTGTGTATGATTCTCATGTAAACAATAGTCactaaatattcacttaaattacattttcaaagttACACTTTTCACAAATAATCAAACCTCATTTGTCAGTTCCATATGTGCTGCTTTTCCTTCTCTGATTTTCTGattcatttcattcaaaaatctttgAGTCTCCAGTTTATAATCTTCAACATCTTTCTGCACAGAATTTTTTCTCTCCTGAACTTCCATTCTGAAAATTTTCCAAATAgacaaattataattaaaattgatttaaggCCACAGCACCAGATTTAACTTTTCCACCAGTTTAAAACTAAGATCTTTTTTATCATATGGtaaaaatttctaataaaaaatgtttctaGCTGCTTATCAAAGGTTTatctgaaaaataattgtttataataCCAAACAATCAATTGTCTGAAATTACCTTTAACCTAGATGATTCAATGTAGTACGTATAGTAAAATTAGAAAGCGTTAAAAGCAATCACCAATGCATTAAAAAGTCTGTTGCTATTGCATTTCTCAGAGctaaaaaatatcttgaaaaaagCATATCAAATAAGCTTAATTAATTAGTCTTTATAGTACTGCAAAGTTAATAAGCATTTCATATATAtaagtattataaaaaaatttacacaaaCACATAATTATACAAATACACAATGAATACTGTCAAAATATCCATATATGAAACGTACATGCatgcattctttttttttgcattgtcaTCCACACATTaagaattaaaatcatcaaataagttggtaagtttttaaattttaattttcattatgaaTCCCATTCTAGATATGAGTTATAATGGCTATTATGACGATTCCACCAAGGAATCTAGTTAATGAAAAAGCCACAGCAATGGACCACTCCTGTACCCCTCAGGCTCGGGCGAGTCCGAGATTTCGGACGACGATGCTGTAGAGCTTGCAGACATGGGTGCCTTCTTCTTGAACAAGTTATGTCTCTGGCTTGGTGGGCGGGGATTGAACTCAATCAGGCTCTGCGAGTCAGAATCAGTTGGACGACTCATGTTTGAACTCGCTCTTGAGCCTTCCTCAGAACTATTGAGCCGATGTAGAGTTATAAAGGACGATATTATAATGATCCACATTCAAAATTTCTtcttatatgaattttaaaatacaccTTAATTTTTATATCAACTTTTTATCTTGTTGATCAAAAGAAACTTTGGATGATGtgaaaaggaaaatatacaAATCTGTGTTAAATGAACTGAAAAAGTattgaagaaaatgtttaagatGCTTACAAGgagacaaatataaaaaaagattctGAAAATGAGAGATTGTATGCATCacacttttaataaaaaagatccGACAAATTCATAGTACATTCAGATCTTCAGAGCACTTACATTCTAGCATCActattgaaaaacaaacaagTATTCTATATgaagcataaaattaaaatctagtGACATGTTATTAGATAATATTTTTTGCCAATAAAGAAGCAGCTTGCATTCTAAAGGCACTGTATATAAAAGTATTAAAGCATGACAGACGATTTGTATGATATgcattggagaaaaaaaaaccagttgttcaatttaaattttattctatttgatatcaaatacagtacttcaataaaattaaagggaaaataaaactaaaaaaaaacaatttagacCTACATTTTTAGATTTGACAAATTTAGTTTAATTAACACATTTCAAGTGAATATATAACataccgtatatccggtaattttcaCGATCTATTTTCACAATCTCTTTCAAGTCGCAAAGTATTGAAAACATAGAAATTATCTCCTATATTATTTTCtaaaagaaacttttaaaatcgcaaaaaatgactTACGCAAATGAAAAATGCTacatattttccccatttttgcaaattttgtgacacgcgatAAAAACCCGAATATAACATACCTATCTTTTCTTTCCTTTGCCAACTGTTCCCTGAAACCCTCAATCTGTTTATTCAGTTGTGCCAGAACTGCTCTAAAATAAGAGAataataatcatataaaaaaaattcaaagaactGAATATGACCTACTTTCAAAGAGTCTTTCACAATTcgattaaaattgatatttttcctATCAGAAAAATTTGATACTTAAAAATTATATGGGTTTCTGCACTTAAagtcaaatgtctatcattcttAAAAAGGGCCATGGAGATTCGATTTAAAAATGTGTATACCACCATTGGCTTATAACTCACAACTCCTTGTCCAAATCAAGACTTAGTTTATAACTAGATAATATACTGtacacagggaaatatttgcccccgttttatttttgcccttttCACCCTCACGGTCagtgggcaaatttaagacttggCTAATTTTAATGGCCAAAATTATCTCTCTAAAAACACAACTatgtctgggcaaattcaaaaCTGTTTGCAATATAACTGAGacaaaaataaccctgtgtaAAGTATTGTCATTTTGGGTCTGCCACTTTCATACAGAGGAAAAAGGTTTATATTTGTATGACTGTTTAATAGTCTTATTGTTGTCATTACTTGTGGGACTCCTCTAGCGACTGTATTTGATCAGACATCTCGACATTCTCCGACTGCATTCGCCCCATCTCTTCTGCCTTCAAAGCCAATGCTTTCTTTTCCCCTTGTAACCTAAAAACATGATTCGAGacagttaatatatatattttttatttcatattggTTTTTAACCATACATGTTAACTCTACCGATTTTCGCGGAAGTCTACCGCTTTTTAGCTCTGTCTCCCGCctaccaatttttaaaaaaaatctaccacTTTTCTTCAAAATACGTTCCTTGTTTTGATAGATAGCCATTTTGGAAGCCattgtggtaaaaaaaaaatgactgtcatttttttattttgaaaattcaggGAACTTAGTTTACGGTGCAAACAGAATAGATCAGGCTTGCATATTTAGCAATTAGAATTCATTAAAGTATCAAGGGATATTGTCTATACAAGACTTCATGTAATATATacttatatgaatatataatatatgtgtaCAACTGTCAATGCAAATGCATTAATATACTGGAGTCACTCTACTTTGCTTTTTGtggaaaataatgaatattataataaattatatcagaTATCATATCATACTCATCATCATATTCCCTAACTCGAATGGCATCATCTTCTCTCACTCTTTGCTTCTCTTCCaaatctgcaaaaaaaaaattggaaaagaatttccatattttttctctcaatgcTACTATATGGTAATATGTGAGTGTACATactttttgaaaactttaaatttatgaaaaaaagcaaacgcattaaaaaaattatctaaataaaaaaaaagttttcatttttaagacattatatatatagtgcAAAAACATTGGCAGGTATTACTTTGTTTCTgcctatttgaaaaaaaaatctcaccAATTCGGAGCTCAAGTTTTCTTCCTTCTAACTCTgcattttttgcattttcctTTGAGGTTTCAGTCTCAAGCTGTAAAAAATAAGgcaaaattatagaaaattacATACCAGGTATATACAGTattaatatacagtatatataataaacatCTTAAAAAGATGATTTACTCTAGGTTTAGAAATACTTATAGCTaaggttatacatgtacatcataaaaATTTTGACTATGGcctgtaaaataatttatttgcataaattcaaaaatgttgttaattttAGGATCTCACTTTTAGCATCactcaataaaattttaaaagaatttactcttttcaatttctttaaaagttgtttttcattGTCTTCAAATTCCTTCTGTAATTTCATGTCTTCATTGATAATGGCAGTTCTAAAACATAAATGACAAGAAAAACAGCCATCAGAATTCATGTTAAAGTAATATTACATTTCATAAGGCCTAGATGCAAGTATGAATATTCAAACAATCTGACATTACAATAACTGAAATATTGAAGTTATGGAAGCCCTAAGGCTTGTTCTTAATATAACAGATTCTCCAGGTATAAAATTAGAAGGTTCTCTTTGCCTGACTTCACTTACCCTTTCCTTCTCATTTCCTCGTTCATTTTGAGTTGCTTTGCTAACTGGGCATTGAGCTGTCTTTCCTGACCTTCCAACTTGGCTTTTGAGGTTTCATACCTTCGTAAACTCTggaaagaaatataatttaatcAGAATGACCACAGGCTGCAATATGTGcgctaatacatgtaaattatttacTTAAGTTCATTGTTGAATTTAATGTACAGTTGattaatgcatataatgatTTCAATGAAGGCAAACCACTAAATAAACATGCAACTGTAAATTAATCCAACTAAAAATCTATACTTTCgataatatcatgttttaacatatgCTCTCCAGAAATTTCCTATTTTAGTAAAGCTAGATATGCAAAGTGCAGTCTGAAGCATACTATCCCATCAAGGGGAACAACTCCTGTTCAACTATTTTTAACCGATATTCAATAAAGACTAAAAAGAGAGGAAATCATATATATCataaacaatttcattaattaaaatgcTGGTGGAGTACAAATTATTAGAGTACCTTTCTAAGAGCCTCAAGCTTCCCTTCACTCTCCATCATTCTCTCATGGATTACATCtaattctctgaaataaaatttaatccaGATTACATGCACATGAGattttcaatttacatgtatatcatttaccgtagttttaattattaaaacgGTTCAATCATTACTACTTTTTCTTATCCACATTGATCTGTTTCTGTTCCTTTGTCATATCTGAAGTGTCGGtctacaatgaaaaataaacaattaaaatgagTATGGTACATGGacatcaataaaataaacactTTAAACTTTGTTCATATATTAATCTTAATCCCTTGAAAACATTTTCACACAACCGTCATGTAAATTATATCATCACTAGCAACTATTTTTACTTATTCAACTACGTAAACTTGACTCTATCATGACACCTGTTTCTAATTACGTATagcaggaaaaaaaaataaattaagacacaatttcttttagcatgattaaattaaatcattaatttctgAGCCATGAGAGCAAATAGGGCTATTGTTAATTATCCCTGATTTCTGTGGTGCTAATATAAGCAGATGAAAGTCACTAACTCGTCCAGGATGACAGACCAGATTAATTATAGCTTATACCTATGGCCACAGCAGCTGGTGACTTTTGGGTTACTGGTCCAGTACCTTTGACCACTGAACCAATGTGTTCCACCAAC is part of the Crassostrea angulata isolate pt1a10 chromosome 3, ASM2561291v2, whole genome shotgun sequence genome and encodes:
- the LOC128175943 gene encoding centromere-associated protein E-like isoform X2 gives rise to the protein MSAQVENTGVKHAVERLLELADRMRLIDFGFNDKDINNIDRIIEAIHELDEARRKIHDRLETETIHASILRHKLQFLPAQIREEIKAAVLSARQLNASAQNEMQDKLDSIQRSMTDLADHQHELERENAKLHPERELIRQKHEEIISQLNERMAEKANMQIILNETRDKVRQTNQSIVDLEDGILQLKEDLIQERTEARQEKKKLKRAVTDTSDMTKEQKQINVDKKKELDVIHERMMESEGKLEALRKSLRRYETSKAKLEGQERQLNAQLAKQLKMNEEMRRKGTAIINEDMKLQKEFEDNEKQLLKKLKRLETETSKENAKNAELEGRKLELRIDLEEKQRVREDDAIRVREYDDELQGEKKALALKAEEMGRMQSENVEMSDQIQSLEESHKAVLAQLNKQIEGFREQLAKERKDSSEEGSRASSNMSRPTDSDSQSLIEFNPRPPSQRHNLFKKKAPMSASSTASSSEISDSPEPEGMEVQERKNSVQKDVEDYKLETQRFLNEMNQKIREGKAAHMELTNEGTKLQKELKEEEEVIKNLDTNLKKAQSRYTMMYESMQGKVDKTEKEINTFETQIEEKKKLIEERTPIFEELEKVFEERTNAYNAMKKNIAMMRQKKSQLDENIRKTREEKQKMEIPKKQLKEDLKRKREETMYQLKRQGDDRQKLEQEIFTAGCKLRTIMEENQKLEDGCQKLAEEILDLRKQMEEDAGLKQKLDEELEAVKVGLVKSWQTDQELNELFTAKDQIVVEGFSELLHQTEEREVRINKITKRLNEELMYLSKFLENLATRRPQRGKKVAKKDRHTTTKSKIRKPRLQ
- the LOC128175943 gene encoding myosin-11-like isoform X1, coding for MSAQVENTGVKHAVERLLELADRMRLIDFGFNDKDINNIDRIIEAIHELDEARRKIHDRLETETIHASILRHKLQFLPAQIREEIKAAVLSARQLNASAQNEMQDKLDSIQRSMTDLADHQHELERENAKLHPERELIRQKHEEIISQLNERMAEKANMQIILNETRDKVRQTNQSIVDLEDGILQLKEDLIQERTEARQEKKKLKRAVTDTSDMTKEQKQINVDKKKELDVIHERMMESEGKLEALRKSLRRYETSKAKLEGQERQLNAQLAKQLKMNEEMRRKGTAIINEDMKLQKEFEDNEKQLLKKLKRLETETSKENAKNAELEGRKLELRIDLEEKQRVREDDAIRVREYDDELQGEKKALALKAEEMGRMQSENVEMSDQIQSLEESHKAVLAQLNKQIEGFREQLAKERKDSSEEGSRASSNMSRPTDSDSQSLIEFNPRPPSQRHNLFKKKAPMSASSTASSSEISDSPEPEGMEVQERKNSVQKDVEDYKLETQRFLNEMNQKIREGKAAHMELTNEGTKLQKELKEEEEVIKNLDTNLKKAQSRYTMMYESMQGKVDKTEKEINTFETQIEEKKKLIEERTPIFEELEKVFEERTNAYNAMKKNIAMMRQKKSQLDENIRKTREEKQKMEIPKKQLKEDLKRKREETMYQLKRQGDDRQKLEQEIFTAGCKLRTIMEENQKLEDGCQKLAEEILDLRKQMEEDAGLKQKLDEELEAVKVGLVKSWQTDQELNELFTAKDQIVVEGFSELLHQTEEREVRINKITKRLNEELMYLSKFLENLATRRPQHTPPPSRKSGSRASSRRTEDGRASRISQSALHSKLQDVDTTSAPPSRISTRPPTRADSKMAKTVTIVDEPEVKES
- the LOC128175943 gene encoding myosin-11-like isoform X4 encodes the protein MSAQVENTGVKHAVERLLELADRMRLIDFGFNDKDINNIDRIIEAIHELDEARRKIHDRLETETIHASILRHKLQFLPAQIREEIKAAVLSARQLNASAQNEMQDKLDSIQRSMTDLADHQHELERENAKLHPERELIRQKHEEIISQLNERMAEKANMQIILNETRDKVRQTNQSIVDLEDGILQLKEDLIQERTEARQEKKKLKRAVTDTSDMTKEQKQINVDKKKELDVIHERMMESEGKLEALRKSLRRYETSKAKLEGQERQLNAQLAKQLKMNEEMRRKGTAIINEDMKLQKEFEDNEKQLLKKLKRLETETSKENAKNAELEGRKLELRIDLEEKQRVREDDAIRVREYDDELQGEKKALALKAEEMGRMQSENVEMSDQIQSLEESHKAVLAQLNKQIEGFREQLAKERKDRMEVQERKNSVQKDVEDYKLETQRFLNEMNQKIREGKAAHMELTNEGTKLQKELKEEEEVIKNLDTNLKKAQSRYTMMYESMQGKVDKTEKEINTFETQIEEKKKLIEERTPIFEELEKVFEERTNAYNAMKKNIAMMRQKKSQLDENIRKTREEKQKMEIPKKQLKEDLKRKREETMYQLKRQGDDRQKLEQEIFTAGCKLRTIMEENQKLEDGCQKLAEEILDLRKQMEEDAGLKQKLDEELEAVKVGLVKSWQTDQELNELFTAKDQIVVEGFSELLHQTEEREVRINKITKRLNEELMYLSKFLENLATRRPQHTPPPSRKSGSRASSRRTEDGRASRISQSALHSKLQDVDTTSAPPSRISTRPPTRADSKMAKTVTIVDEPEVKES
- the LOC128175943 gene encoding myosin-11-like isoform X3, coding for MSAQVENTGVKHAVERLLELADRMRLIDFGFNDKDINNIDRIIEAIHELDEARRKIHDRLETETIHASILRHKLQFLPAQIREEIKAAVLSARQLNASAQNEMQDKLDSIQRSMTDLADHQHELERENAKLHPERELIRQKHEEIISQLNERMAEKANMQIILNETRDKVRQTNQSIVDLEDGILQLKEDLIQERTEARQEKKKLKRAVTDTSDMTKEQKQINVDKKKELDVIHERMMESEGKLEALRKSLRRYETSKAKLEGQERQLNAQLAKQLKMNEEMRRKGTAIINEDMKLQKEFEDNEKQLLKKLKRLETETSKENAKNAELEGRKLELRIDLEEKQRVREDDAIRVREYDDELQGEKKALALKAEEMGRMQSENVEMSDQIQSLEESHKAVLAQLNKQIEGFREQLAKERKDSDARIMEVQERKNSVQKDVEDYKLETQRFLNEMNQKIREGKAAHMELTNEGTKLQKELKEEEEVIKNLDTNLKKAQSRYTMMYESMQGKVDKTEKEINTFETQIEEKKKLIEERTPIFEELEKVFEERTNAYNAMKKNIAMMRQKKSQLDENIRKTREEKQKMEIPKKQLKEDLKRKREETMYQLKRQGDDRQKLEQEIFTAGCKLRTIMEENQKLEDGCQKLAEEILDLRKQMEEDAGLKQKLDEELEAVKVGLVKSWQTDQELNELFTAKDQIVVEGFSELLHQTEEREVRINKITKRLNEELMYLSKFLENLATRRPQHTPPPSRKSGSRASSRRTEDGRASRISQSALHSKLQDVDTTSAPPSRISTRPPTRADSKMAKTVTIVDEPEVKES